A genomic region of Bactrocera dorsalis isolate Fly_Bdor chromosome 3, ASM2337382v1, whole genome shotgun sequence contains the following coding sequences:
- the LOC125777037 gene encoding tigger transposable element-derived protein 6-like, producing MDKCFSYRAFVLIDLRYLCVKNFRFCHLHRCKFEKYRKMPSKTRKIVTDLTIKQKLEAINLIEHEGKPKADVAKKFKVDISTIHRIWRKREEIEAAASKTNLKRKRLRFGTCDKVEEALSKWFNQMQSLNATICGAQIAQKAKEFALKMGCDFEPTAGWMWRWQRRENIKFKKIQGEAADADTTAAENYRNEVLNTLIKDYEPGDIFNADESGLFYKALPSGTLCKGEDKAVGGKAQKARLTLLFLCNSDGTFKKVFAIGKSKNPRCFKGKVVPLPYYSQNKAWMTGSLWSMIMKEFDNEMGKQKRKVLLIVDNAACHKIDGLNVENVKITFLPPNTTSLLQPLDQGIIHCFKVYFRQIMVRKQILAIENGLSIKQFITSISILDSLNFIKRAWWLIKSDTIRNCFQKAGSQVEDISFDPIEEIVDVPIEIHNFDEYVACDSDIDCFGVLTDEEIVKDVLNEANVESSEESAVDAVTDPPSFAETLSALSLIKKFVDYNNIDADEIETLEEKLFKKKFQNLCQKKITDFLF from the exons ATGGATAAGTGCTTTTCTTATCGAGCATTTGTATTAATCGATCTTCGCTATCTATGTGTCaaaaattttcgcttttgtCATTTGCATCGTTGTAAGtttgaaaaatacagaaaaatgcCTAGTAAAACGCGCAAAATAGTAACTGATTTgactataaaacaaaagttggaAGCAATAAATTTGATTGAACACGAAGGAAAGCCAAAGGCTGATGTGGCAAAAAAGTTCAAGGTGGACATTTCAACCATCCATCGAATATGGAGGAAGCGCGAAGAAATTGAGGCGGCTGCCtcgaaaactaatttaaaacgCAAACGATTGCGTTTTGGTACATGCGATAAGGTAGAGGAAGCTTTATCAAAATGGTTCAACCAGATGCAATCATTGAATGCGACAATTTGTGGAGCTCAAATTGCACAAAAGGCAAAGGAATTCGCACTTAAAATGGGCTGCGACTTTGAGCCAACTGCTGGTTGGATGTGGCGTTGGCAGCGacgtgaaaatattaaatttaaaaaaattcaaggcGAGGCAGCAGATGCTGATACTACGGCAGCGGAAAACTACCGCAATGAAGTTTTAAATACCTTAATAAAGGACTACGAGCCAGGCGATATATTTAATGCGGATGAAAGCGGTCTTTTTTACAAGGCTCTTCCAAGCGGAACGTTGTGTAAAGGAGAAGACAAGGCGGTGGGCGGTAAGGCACAAAAGGCCCGCCTGACtctgttatttttatgtaattcagATGGAAccttcaaaaaagtttttgcaaTTGGAAAGTCGAAAAACCCGAGGTGTTTTAAGGGAAAAGTTGTGCCGCTGCCGTACTATTCCCAGAACAAAGCTTGGATGACTGGATCTTTGTGGTCAATGATAATGAAGGAATTTGACAATGAAATGGGAAAGCAAAAGCGAAAGGTGTTATTAATAGTTGACAACGCAGCCTGCCATAAAATTGATGGTTTGAATGTTGAAAATGTAaagattacatttttgccacCAAACACGACATCACTGTTGCAGCCTCTCGACCAAGGGATAATACACTGCTTTAAAGTTTATTTCAGACAAATAATGGTTCGAAAACAAATACTTGCCATAGAGAACGGCTTgtcaattaaacaatttataacaTCGATTTCAATACTTGATtcccttaattttattaaacggGCGTGGTGGCTTATTAAAAGCGATACCATAAGAAATTGCTTTCAAAAA GCCGGATCTCAAGTAGAAGATATTTCGTTCGACCCTATCGAGGAAATAGTAGATGTCCCTATTGAAATACATAACTTTGATGAATATGTTGCGTGCGACAGTGACATTGATTGCTTTGGTGTTCTTACTGATGAGGAAATAGTAAAAGATGTATTAAATGAGGCTAATGTTGAATCATCAGAAGAATCTGCAGTTGATGCCGTAACTGACCCGCCTTCCTTTGCTGAAACTTTAAGTGCTCTTAGCCTTATTAAGAAGTTTGTAGATTACAACAATATTGACGCCGACGAAATTGAAACTTTGGAagaaaagcttttcaaaaagaaatttcaaaatctttgtcagaaaaaaattactgaTTTCCTTTTTTAA